In a single window of the Fusarium falciforme chromosome 3, complete sequence genome:
- a CDS encoding Cation-ATPase-N domain-containing protein, with the protein MGKRAVHAPVLGEHVSGQSNKPLSQPPHSLTSQQVLDELRSNAATGLAPEEIAQRLEEMGPNELEQKKGVQPVKIFLEQVFNAMTLVLVLALAASFGIQAWIPGGILAGIIILNIFIGFFQSLQAEKTIDSLRTLGTPNCKVFRGGKTITIQTSDVVPGDIVDLATGDSVPADIRLIEAVNLEADEALLTGESVPILKIPKLTFDADTGPGDRLNVVYSSSTITKGRGRGVVFATGMFTEIGLIAGALSSTGADLKGHRDDTQRSAVLKVWDAVRGWMGEFLGLTVGTPLQKKLSQLFLSLFVFAIVCAIVVLGANSFDSRRDVIIYAITTAIGTIPVSLLLVLTLTMAAGTKKMLERHVIVRNLSSLEALGGVTNICSDKTGTITQGRMVVRKAWVPGCGTYSVETTSEVYNPTAGQVLLDGSEPRQAAEEKSEGSLISPHDEVASNPSLQWYLNVASLANLATVEQSDSSSANPGEWKAKGAPTEIAIEVFAGRFGWNRLELTQGQKAEWKHVAEYPFDSDVKKMTVLFHNVKSNETHIFTKGAVERVISSCKFIAIGDKIQPLTSEISQDIHLNMEALASQGLRVLALAHKINSRIVSESEFVDDIVPNRDLFERDLIFRGLIGIYDPPRPESLPSVRACQGAGIVVHMLTGDHPQTARAIAIDVGILPSPEQTQLLPADVAETMMMAAHEFDALTDAQIDDMPQLPLVVARCAPSTKVRMIEALHRRQRYVAMTGDGVNDSPSLKRADVGIAMGTGSDVAKESSDIILTDDNFTSILNAIEEGRRIFDNIQKFILHVLAANIGFVVTLLAGLAFKDKNGVSVYQLTPVEIIWMLMGTGAFCETGLGFEKAVPDILNRPPQNLKYGVFTPEFLVDMVVYGTIMAGCVLGSFTIVIFGFSDGNLGENCNSDYSEACDAVYRARATCFTTMTWIFLLFAWGLIDFRRSLFYMPKGFKAWLAHLWGNQFLFWAVFGVFFTVFPVLYIPKLNHVVFQHTGISWEWAVVFIDVIVFMTLSEAWKWAKRIYFRRQSFQREGEWNEGVQAEVEV; encoded by the exons ATGGGCAAACGAGCAGTCCATGCTCCCGTCTTGGGAGAGCACGTCTCGGGCCAGTCCAACAAGCCCCTTTCTCAACCTCCCCACAGCTTGACGAGCCAGCAAGTACTCGACGAACTTCGCAGCAATGCAGCAACAGGTCTTGCACCCGAAGAAATTGCCCAGCGGCTGGAGGAGATGGGGCCGAACGAGCTGGAGCAAAAGAAGGGCGTCCAACCTGTCAAGATCTTTCTTGAACAAGTCTTTAACGCAATGACTTTG GTACTTGTTTTGGCGTTAGCTGCGAGCTTCGGCATCCAGGCTTGGATCCCGGGAGGTATTCTGgccggcatcatcatcctcaacatCTTCATCGGCTTCTTCCAGAGTCTTCAGGCTGAAAAGACAATCGACTCTCTGCGAACTCTTGGCACGCCCAACTGCAAAGTCTTTCGCGGCGGAAAGACAATCACCATTCAGACTTCTGATGTCGTCCCTGGAGATATCGTCGACTTGGCTACTGGTGACTCGGTTCCTGCTGATATTCGTCTCATTGAGGCTGTTAACCTTGAAGCTGATGAGGCTCTTCTTACTGGAGAGTCGGTGCCTATCCTCAAGATCCCCAAGTTGACGTTTGATGCCGATACCGGCCCTGGCGACCGTCTCAACGTTGTGTACAGCTCATCCACCATCACGAAGGGCCGTGGTCGCGGTGTAGTATTTGCTACTGGTATGTTCACCGAGATCGGCCTCATCGCCGGAGCCCTCAGCAGTACCGGAGCCGACCTCAAGGGGCACCGTGACGATACCCAGCGTTCAGCAGTCCTCAAGGTGTGGGACGCGGTGCGCGGCTGGATGGGCGAGTTCCTGGGTCTCACAGTCGGCACGCCTCTGCAGAAGAAGCTCTCGCAGCTGTTCCTGTCCCTCTTCGTCTTCGCCATCGTGTGCGCCATCGTCGTGCTCGGGGCCAACAGCTTCGACTCGCGCAGGGATGTCATCATCTACGCCATCACGACGGCCATCGGAACTATCCCCGTGTCTCTGCTGCTCGTCCTTACCCTGACCATGGCGGCCGGCACAAAGAAGATGCTTGAACGACATGTCATTGTCCGAAACCTCTCTAGTCTCGAGGCCCTGGGCGGTGTGACGA ACATCTGCTCCGACAAGACCGGGACCATCACCCAGGGGCGCATGGTGGTACGAAAGGCATGGGTTCCGGGCTGTGGAACATACTCGGTCGAGACGACGAGTGAGGTGTACAACCCCACGGCCGGCCAGGTCCTTCTCGACGGCTCCGAGCCCAGGcaggctgctgaggagaagagcgaggGGTCCCTGATCTCTCCCCACGACGAGGTGGCCTCAAATCCCAGCCTGCAGTGGTATCTCAACGTCGCGTCCCTGGCCAACCTGGCCACCGTCGAGCAGAGCGACAGCAGCTCTGCCAACCCGGGCGAGTGGAAGGCCAAGGGTGCTCCCACTGAGATTGCAATCGAGGTGTTTGCTGGTCGCTTTGGTTGGAACAGGCTGGAGCTTACCCAGGGCCAAAAGGCTGAGTGGAAGCATGTCGCCGAGTATCCCTTTGATTCGGATGTGAAGAAAATGACGGTTCTTTTTCACAATGTCAAGTCCAACGAGACTCATATCTTTACCAAG GGCGCCGTTGAACGAGTCATCTCTTCGTGCAAGTTCATCGCCATCGGCGACAAGATCCAACCTCTCACCTCAGAGATCAGCCAAGACATCCACCTCAACATGGAAGCTCTCGCAAGTCAAGGCCTCCGCgttctcgccctcgcccacAAAATCAACAGTCGCATCGTCTCCGAGTCCGAGTTTGTCGACGACATTGTTCCCAACCGCGACCTGTTTGAGCGAGACCTCATCTTCCGAGGCCTCATTGGCATCTACgatcctcctcgcccagaGTCTCTTCCTAGTGTTCGCGCTTGTCAAGGAGCCGGTATCGTCGTCCACATGCTCACAGGAGATCATCCTCAGACTGCGcgcgccatcgccatcgacgTTGGTATCCTGCCTTCTCCTGAACAGACTCAGCTGCTCCCTGCCGATGTGGCTGagaccatgatgatggctgcCCATGAGTTCGACGCCCTCACCGACGCCCAGATTGATGACATGCCCCAGCTCCCTCTTGTGGTAGCTCGTTGTGCCCCGAGCACAAAGGTCAGGATGATTGAGGCTCTGCACCGTCGTCAGCGCTACGTCGCCATGACTGGTGATGGCGTCAACGACAGCCCGAGTCTGAAGCGAGCTGATGTGGGTATCGCAATGGGAACTGGTTCAGACGTGGCCAAGGAATCATCAGACATCATTCTCACAGACGACAACTTTACGTCTATTCTCAACGCCATCGAGGAAGGTCGCCGCATCTTTGACAACATCCAAAAGTTCATCTTACACGTCTTGGCCGCCAACATTGGCTTTGTCGTGACGCTTCTCGCCGGCCTCGCCTTCAAGGATAAGAACGGAGTCTCGGTGTATCAACTCACACCCGTCGAGATCATCTGGATGCTCATGGGCACTGGCGCCTTCTGCGAGACTGGCCTTGGCTTTGAAAAGGCTGTCCCTGACATCCTCAACCGACCCCCTCAGAAT CTCAAATACGGCGTCTTCACCCCTGAGTTCCTCGTCGACATGGTCGTCTACGGCACTATCATGGCTGGCTGCGTCCTCGGTTCCTtcaccatcgtcatctttGGCTTCAGCGACGGCAACCTCGGCGAGAACTGCAACAGCGATTATTCAGAGGCATGCGATGCCGTCTACCGCGCTCGCGCCACATGCTTCACTACCATGACCtggatcttcctcctcttcgcctGGGGTCTTATCGACTTCCGTCGCTCGCTCTTCTACATGCCCAAGGGATTCAAGGCCTGGCTGGCTCATCTCTGGGGTAACCAGTTCCTGTTCTGGGCCGTCTTTGGTGTCTTCTTCACTGTATTCCCCGTTCTTTATATCCCCAAGCTGAACCATGTCGTGTTCCAGCATACGGGTATCAGCTGGGAGTGGGCTGTGGTGTTTATAGACGTCATCGTCTTCATGACTCTGTCCGAGGCCTGGAAATGGGCCAAGCGCATCTATTTCCGACGACAGTCCTTCCAGAGGGAGGGAGAGTGGAACGAGGGAGTCCAGGCTGAGGTTGAAGTGTAG
- a CDS encoding Glutamine-dependent NAD(+) synthetase codes for MALVTVAAATLPSIPLDFLGNKERILESIRIAKDKGATLRTGPELEIPGYCALDHHLEGDTFLHSWEVLADIISDEVCKGMLIDLGLGVRHRNVRYNSRVFCTYRKIFCIRPKTALANDGLYREARHFTAWSKPRQVETYYLDGPVRKVTGQASVPIGDMILSTPDTAVTCESCEEMFVPLNPSTFAGLNGAEIILNSSASHAELRKLRTRLELIANSTRKLGGIYVYANATGVDGDARMMHDGSSMVIQNGEVFAQGSQFSLASVEVTVATVDIEKVRSFRSSISRNVQAAAQPDFPRVECDLVLSRPAEEIWLSNRPEISPAIQLKILDPMEEIYMSTAVYLWQYLTRTNSPGFFLPLSGGLDSSSVALFVYGMARLVMVSIKAGENTTLEALRRVTGDKEFTPTTPQEIVGRLLHTCYMGTVNSSEETEGRAKKLAEVLGSYHSTIKIDETVAANELMVEKALSFKPKYQVEGGSRAENLAKQNIQARSRMVIAYSLAQLSTTARGLPRAGAALLVLGSGNVDENLRGYFTKYDASSADLAPLGSISKNDAKDFQRWARVNWDLPILTDFIEATPTAELLPLSAGVQDDESEQEMGMTYEELSVFGILRKVDKLGPWSAYLRLLSDWSHRPGYGPRQIAEKVFRFYRFYSINRHKSTIITPSIHLCPYNPDDNRHDLRPFLYVVDWPWQFGKIRAHVEQLEAKLAEKKDVD; via the exons ATGGCTCTGGTAACTGTCGCGGCGGCCACGCTGCCCAGCATCCCGCTCGACTTTCTCGGAAACAAGGAGCGCATTCTAGAGTCGATCCGGatcgccaaggacaagggtgCCACGCTGAGGACCGGTCCTGAGCTGGAGATTCCTGGTTACTGTGCTCTCGATCACCACCTCGAAG GCGACACCTTTTTGCACTCTTGGGAGGTGCTTGCCGACATCATCTCGGATGAGGTTTGCAAGGGGATGCTTATTGATCTTGGT CTTGGAGTGCGCCATCGCAATGTTCGATACAACTCTCGCGTGTTCTGCACGTATCGCAAGATCTTTTGCATCAGGCCAAAGACTGCTCTTGCCAATGATGGTCTGTATCGCGAGGCCCGTCATTTCACTGCCTGGAGCAAGCCGCGACAGGTCGAGACTTACTATCTCGATGGCCCTGTGCGAAAGGTGACTGGCCAGGCGTCAGTACCTATTGGCGACATGATCCTGTCTACGCCGGATACGGCCGTGACTTGCGAGTCTTGCGAGGAAATGTTTGTCCCTCTGAACCCATCTACGTTCGCCGGCCTCAACGGCGCCGAGATCATCCTCAACTCTAGCGCCTCTCATGCTGAGCTCCGAAAACTGCGAACTCGACTTGAGCTTATCGCCAACTCTACCAGAAAGTTGGGTGGAATTTATGTCTATGCCAATGCGACAGGTGTTGACGGTGATGCTCGCATGATGCACGACGGAAGCAGCATGGTTATTCAGAATGGCGAAGTTTTCGCTCAAGGAAGTCAATTCTCCCTCGCATCTGTCGAGGTGACTGTGGCTACTGTCGACATCGAAAAAGTCCGCAGCTTccgcagcagcatcagccgAAATGTTCAGGCTGCTGCACAGCCCGACTTCCCTCGAGTCGAGTGTGACCTCGTCCTATCGCGACCTGCCGAGGAAATCTGGCTGTCCAACCGGCCGGAGATTTCTCCAGCTATCCAGCTCAAGATCCTTGACCCTATGGAGGAGATTTACATGTCTACAGCTGTTTATCTGTGGCAGTACCTGACACGAACAAACTCccctggcttcttcttgccacTGTCGGGTGGTCTTGACAGCTCGAGTGTGGCGCTGTTTGTTTACGGTATGGCTCGCCTTGTCATGGTTTCGATCAAGGCTGGCGAGAACACCACACTCGAGGCCCTGAGACGGGTTACGGGTGACAAGGAGTTCACTCCCACTACACCCCAGGAGATTGTTGGCCGCCTTCTCCACACGTGTTATATGGGAACGGTCAACTCGTCCGAGGAGACTGAAGGAagggccaagaagctcgcAGAGGTTCTTGGTTCTTACCATTCGACTATCAAGATCGATGAGACCGTGGCTGCCAACGAGCTTATGGTTGAAAAGGCGCTCAGCTTTAAGCCCAAGTACCAGGTTGAGGGTGGATCTCGGGCTGAGAACCTTGCCAAGCAGAACATCCAGGCTCGCAGCCGTATGGTGATTGCTTATTCCTTGGCTCAGCTGTCGACCACTGCCAGAGGTCTCCCTAGAGCTGGAGCAGCTCTTCTTGTCTTGGGATCTGGCAATGTCGATGAG AACCTGCGTGGATACTTTACCAAATAC GATGCCAGCTCGGCAGATCTTGCACCCCTTGGCAGCATTTCCAAGAATGATGCTAAGGATTTCCAGCGATGGGCCCGAGTCAACTGGGACCTCCCAATTCTCACCGATTTCATCGAGGCGACACCTACTGCTGAGCTGCTGCCGCTCTCTGCAGGCGTGCAGGACGACGAGTCGGAGCAAGAGATGGGTATGACGTACGAGGAGCTGTCTGTCTTTGGA ATCCTGAGAAAGGTTGACAAGCTTGGACCGTGGTCTGCTTACCTGCGACTCCTGAGCGACTGGAGCCACCGTCCTGGCTATGGCCCAAGACAGATTGCGGAGAAGGTGTTTAGATTCTACAGATTCTACTCCATCAACCGCCACAAGTCGACCATCATCACACCTAGCATCCACCTCTGCCCCTACAACCCCGATGACAACCGACATGACTTGCGGCCCTTCTTGTATGTGGTTGACTGGCCTTGGCAGTTTGGCAAGATCAGGGCACATGTGGAGCAGCTGGAGGCGAAGCTagcggagaagaaggatgtaGATTAA
- a CDS encoding Zn(2)-C6 fungal-type domain-containing protein yields the protein MAPGGSKKGKNVRSGPVADKPCHNCRRRRLRCDRLVPHCAKCEAKGVECLGYGQLFQWTGAVASRGKLAGQQSSAALYTPVRGAAARSRASISSVSSLSSASPASSSASSASSSAASPSIPPSSPATYVAPSLPEVREVEELTSDNSDTPDAESEFDVSHDHATPVASCDTQLVCTTTSSHALASEASTSTPWVLVDPLYQDITSNHRQYLAYFDARLSRDFVAYDVPDNPFRNLLKFTQAHPLLRQVIIAASATHMYNRSRPWLAPDSLDRGLGPRNLLMDALEAKHQVLRMLPSALQSIESIGGDIVLAAILFLINVELIESGKHNWKAHFDGAGRIMKLLGPVSDVDESLRDYIVSDCFIYYILESTFRPTPTDSHSYFQSCQALDILGKTTNSYYCCPPQLLEIMLIASRLSNTRHDDLVSADMVTAAGAALLDRAQNFDVLPWARQVNNIPSTEPDPVLSRFRVASSHRLAVCLYILHAIPSMQAWVGEELADTIFDELHQTLCTIPDDDTNFKATTWVTFVFGACAKTPEMKEWVTVQIKKLMLESPWGFLYAARDALQMLWGVQAEGTQTKSWVQTLRDLHMDFLIV from the exons ATGGCTCCCGGAGGCAGTAAAAAGGGCAAAAACGTACGATCCGGACCCGTTGCCGACAAGCCGTGCCACAACTGTCGCCGGCGACGGCTTCGCTGTGACCGTCTGGTCCCACACTGCGCCAAGTGCGAGGCCAAGGGCGTCGAGTGCCTTGGGTACGGGCAGCTCTTTCAGTGGACGGGTGCCGTTGCGTCTCGGGGTAAGCTCGCCGGCCAGCAGTCGAGCGCCGCCCTGTATACCCCGGTGAGGGGTGCGGCAGCCCGCTCGAGAGCCTCAATATCTTCCGTCTCGTCCCTCTCCTCTGCCTCTCCTGCATCTTCATCTGCCTCGTCCGCCTCGTCCTCCGCCGCCTCGCCGTCCATCCCGCCGTCATCGCCGGCTACCTACGTTGCTCCGAGTCTTCCTGAAGTcagagaggttgaggagctaACTTCAGACAACTCGGACACGCCAGATGCCGAGTCGGAGTTTGACGTCTCTCATGACCATGCAACCCCCGTAGCGAGCTGTGACACACAGCTCGTCTGTACCACGACATCCAGCCATGCCCTGGCTTCGGAGGCGTCGACGTCGACGCCTTGGGTGCTTGTCGATCCGCTCTACCAAGACATCACGAGCAACCACAGGCAGTATCTCGCTTATT TCGATGCGCGGCTCAGTCGAGACTTTGTAGCCTACGACGTGCCCGACAACCCGTTTCGAAACCTCCTCAAATTCACTCAGGCCCACCCTCTCCTCCGTCAAGTCATCATCGCCGCCTCGGCGACGCACATGTACAACCGCTCTCGGCCCTGGCTGGCCCCGGACTCTCTCGACAGGGGCCTGGGTCCTAGGAACCTCCTCATggacgccctcgaggccaagcacCAGGTGTTGCGCATGCTGCCGTCGGCCTTGCAGAGTATCGAGTCAATCGGAGGGGACATTGTGCTCGCCGCTATCTTGTTTCTCATCAATGTCGAGCTGATCGAGTCTGGCAAGCACAACTGGAAGGCTCACTTTGATGGGGCTGGGAGGATCATGAAGCTGCTAGGACCAGTGTCGGATGTTGACGAGAGCCTGAGAGATTATATCGTGTCTGACTGCTTTAT CTACTATATCCTAGAGTCCACATTCCGGCCCACGCCCACGGACTCGCACTCGTACTTTCAGTCGTGTCAGGCGTTGGACATTCTTGGGAAGACGACCAACAGCTACTACTGTTGTCCACCCCAGCTCCTCGAAATCATGTTGATAGCTTCCCGACTCTCTAATACGAGGCATGACGATCTTGTCTCGGCTGATATGGTGACGGCGGCTGGAGCAGCCCTGTTGGACCGAGCTCAGAACTTTGACGTGCTCCCTTGGGCACGACAAGTTAACAACATTCCCTCTACCGAGCCGGATCCAGTCTTGAGTCGATTCCGAGTAGCATCCTCTCATCGCCTGGCAGTGTGCCTCTACATCCTCCACGCGATACCCTCCATGCAAGCCTGGGTGGGCGAAGAACTAGCCGACACCATCTTTGACGAGCTCCACCAAACGCTGTGCACGATACCCGACGACGATACCAACTTTAAAGCCACGACGTGGGTGACTTTTGTGTTTGGGGCGTGCGCCAAGACACCCGAGATGAAGGAATGGGTCACGGTgcagatcaagaagctgaTGCTCGAGTCCCCTTGGGGATTCCTCTACGCGGCGAGGGATGCCCTCCAGATGCTGTGGGGAGTTCAAGCCGAAGGCACACAGACGAAGAGCTGGGTCCAGACCTTGAGAGATCTCCACATGGATTTCTTGATTGTCTAA
- a CDS encoding N-acetyltransferase domain-containing protein — MAFIRPYEVRDFDAMTHICCETLPPTLDASKGAHHFAPLLWTHPYTYHSPSTCLVLDSGDGTVVGYCIACPDVLALKAAWPSYLATVPQPEIHLDADDDVGRHLAELLHDPEALLTKGCEDLIRQGTRATLHIDLLDEWQRRGWGGKLISEVVARLTAAACDGVGGVYVGIAGENDKVVPFYERMGFRIFGEKGRETILMVREFSGAGEGRDRERSD, encoded by the exons ATGGCTTTCATACGACCTTATGAGGTACGGGACTTTGACGCCATGACGCACATT TGCTGCGAGACTTTACCTCCCACACTCGACGCGTCCAAGGGGGCTCACCACTTTGCGCCTCTTCTGTGGACGCACCCATACACGTACCACTCGCCGTCGACGTGCCTCGTCCTGGACTCTGGTGACGGCACCGTCGTGGGCTACTGCATTGCCTGCCCAGACGTGCTCGCCCTCAAGGCCGCGTGGCCATCATACCTCGCTACCGTACCTCAACCAGAGATTCACCTCGACGCAGATGACGACGTGGGGAGACACCTGGCAGAACTACTCCACGACCCAGAAGCACTACTAACAAAGGGCTGCGAGGATCTCATCCGACAGGGCACCCGAGCGACGCTGCACAttgacctcctcgacgagtGGCAGCGGCGGGGCTGGGGAGGCAAGCTGATCTCGGAGGTGGTGGCGAGGctgacggcggcggcttgCGACGGGGTAGGAGGAGTGTACGTTGGGATCGCGGGAGAGAATGACAAGGTGGTTCCCTTCTATGAGCGCATGGGGTTTCGGATCTTTGGTGAAAAGGGCCGAGAGACCATCTTGATGGTGAGGGAATTTTCCGGGGCTGGAGAGGGACGAGATCGGGAGAGATCGGACTGA